The Bacillus mycoides genome contains the following window.
CTTCACTATTGACGCTGAGAGAATATACTCATCCTTTCTTTATGACTATCGGATTGATTTGATTGAACAGCAAGGAAAACTCTTATGGAATCAATTTATAGCACTCTTCAATAACCTTTCTGATGATACTCAAATGAAAATAGCAATCAAGCATAGAACTAGCGAGATTCCTAAGAAGACAAAGGAAAATGCTGATGAAGTGAAACACGCTAGGAAGATGAAGGAGCACTATGAGTTGCCGCAAGCTAAAGCGCAACGTGAAGCGCAACAACTTAAAGAATTCCAACAACAGCAGGAAGCACGTAAGAGAGCTATACGAGAAATGGGACTTGCACAGAAAGCAAATGCATCCGAGCAAGAATAGAAGCTCGCATAGAGCATTCTGAGTTTTTTTATAGGGTTTGTAATGCTTGCATCTGTACGGATGAGGAGTGCCCTCTAAAAAATAAAACAAAGGAAGTAAATACGCTATGGCTGATGGACAAGTTCAGATACAAACCAGGCTCGATAGTTCGAATATTAGAAGAGACGTCGAGCAAACCAATAGAGAATTAAGCCGAGTAGGTTCTAATATGGGAAGTACTGCGCGGGAAATGCGTAATACTTTCGGAAGTGAATTTACTCAGATGAATAGAGATATTGCTAGAGGCTATACTCAAGTGTCACAAGCTCATATGGACATGATGAATGAAATGAAAAACGCCTCTCGCCAACAAAAAGCAGGTATGCAAGCTGTGCGAGAGGCTCAGATAGAGGCTCAATATGGATTCTTCCAATTAGGACAACAGACAGGAAACTACACAGGTAGCGTCAATGAGTTAATCTCACAAGCTAACTCTTATGGGAAAGCTATGAAGTCAGCTAATGACCAAGCCATGAATAGTAACCGCATGTATATGCAATCAATGTTGCAAACTATAGGGGCTATGAATAATATGTCCTCTATGGCTTCTCGTGTGCAAAACAATCTAACTGTAATGAATAACCCTCTATATAGTACGGCTAGGCTTGCCTTACATGCTACAGACGCTCTAGACAGGTTAGCACGTAGCGGATCACCTCAACAGTTAGCCCTTGAATTCTTAGGAGCTAATGCTTCTGTAAAGCAATATAATGACTTCATCCGAGATTTAAATGCTAAGATGATGCACATGCCTATAGTGTTTGGACTCGCTACAGCAGGCGCTGTTAAGTTCTACGGAGCTCTACATGGATCTGTAATGAAAGAGAATACGCAATACGCTGAAGCATTCAACAACATGTTAGAAAAGCTTGCTAAGGCGTTTGAGCCTATGAGACAAGCCTTTGCTGCGGTTATGATTCCTATGTATAACTTCATAGCAAAGATTGCTGAAATGGTCATAGCCTTCAATGAGGCTCATCCTACGATAGCAAAATTCATTCAAGGTATGCTGATGATAGTCCCTGCTTTAATGGTAGTTATGACACCATTAGCTTTAGGGATAGGCTACTTTAAAGGGCTGAGAGCAATCCTCTTTGCGCTACGACCTATCATGATGCCTATCATTACAATGTTTGCTACTATGAGCGCCCCTGTATGGATTCTAGCGGCAGCTATATCAGGACTCGTAGTAGGTTTCACCCATTTCTATAAAACTAGTGAGACATTTAGAAACGCCGTTAACGGTTGTATAGAAGCCATTAAAAACTTTGGCACAAACATGCTCAACTTAGGTAAATTCTTCTTAGGTGTAATTGCTGACGGAGATACAATGAATGACTGGTTCACTCATCTGCCCGAGAGTTGGCAAGGAGTTGCTGAAGCGATTGGGCAAGTGTTAGCAAAGATAAGTAACAGTATCACTGGACTATTCCCTGTAATTACACAGTTTGGTCAGAATCTATTAAACCTAGGTCGATTCTTTGTAGGTGTTGCTTTAGATGGAGATACAATGAATGACTGGTTTACTCATCTACCTGCGACATGGCAACCAGTAGCAGAGTCGATTGGCGGAATAATTGCTACTATGAGTAACGCTATTACTGGGGCTTTTCCCGTGATAACTCAGTTCGGTCAGAATCTAGCAAACCTAAGTAAATTCTTTCTAGGTGTCATATTAGACGGTGACTTGATGAATGACTGGTTTACGCACTTACCCGCTTCATGGCAACCAGTAGCGGACTTCATGGGTAGCATTATCCTTAATATGGTTACATCTATTAAGACATCAATTTTAAGTTTAGTAGAGGCATTCAAGTTAGCATTAGGTGGAGACACTTCTCAACTAGGTCAGATTTTCATGACAATCATGCCTACATTGATTTCTTTACTTTTAGGCGGGTTACCTGCATTACTAATCACTGCAGCACGTTTCCTTCCTACGATAGTAGAGGGAATGAATACGATGTTGCCAATTCTGACTAGCTCAATTACCAACATAATAACTTCAACGGTAACGCTAATCACTACGTATCTCCCTGAATTCCTCAACAAAGGAATCGAAATTTTGACTAAGGTAATAGAGGGGATCGTGCAGGTCCTACCTCAAATAGTGACTACAATCGTAAATGTGGTCACTACGATGATAAATTCATGGGTAAATACGGTTGGTGTCCTGCTACCTCTAGTGCTAGACGCAGGAATAAAAATCCTAATGGCAGTAATTGACGGAATTGTAAAAAGTTTACCTGCGATTATTGATGCGTGTATCAAGGTAATAAATAAATTAGTCGAATCTTTAGTGTCGCTTCTGCCCAAAATTATTGATGCAGGAATAAAAATCCTAATGGCGCTGATAGATGGAATTATAAAAGTATTACCCCAACTAATACAGACAGCTATACTTCTGATTACTAAACTTTGCGATATGATACTACAGAATCTCCCTAAGCTACTTGATGCAGGGATGAAAATTTTAATGGAGCTCATTAAGGGAATTATAAAAATTTTACCTGATCTGATAAATGCGGGGATAAAAATCATAATAGAGCTAGTGAGAATTTTGATAGATAACCTGCCGAAAATTTGGCAGGCGGGGATGAAAATCCTACAAGAGCTGATTAAAGGTATTATTCAGATCTTACCTCAGCTGATCTCTACCGCGCTAAAACTTATCGTTGAAATAGTAAGGGTTTTAATCTCTAATTTACCTCAGATTTGGAGAGCCGGGATGCAGATTCTCGCAGAACTGATTAAAGGTATCTTATCATTAATAGGACAGCTTCTATCAACCATCACAGGTAAAGTAATTGGCGGGATAACTAAATGTTTCTCAGATGCAGGAAACTGGCTTGTAAACGCAGGTAAAAATATTATTCAAGGTTTAATTAATGGTATCACTGGAATGGTTGGAAAAGCCGTTTCTGCTGTAAAAAAGGTCGGTTCTAGTATTAAAGATGGAATTGCTGACTTCTTTGATATCCACTCACCTTCTCGCTTAATGTATGGTATGGGGGAGTTCGTAACTGAAGGACTTGCTAACGGTATCGTATCCCTTAGTAGTTATGCTGTTAAGGAGACTGAGAGAATGGCAAACGCTATTATTGGAGCTTTTGATGAATTAGGAGAGGATATTGCCTTAGGTGATTTCATAACTGGTTCAATGCCTGATATTGCAAGCCTTACAAGTGGATCTATCAAACTACCTCCAATCATGAAGCAAGCAACTGTAACTGGAGTGGAAACAGTTGTAACTAAAAAGAACGTTTCACAGGATAGCACAGGAGCAGGATCTACAGGGGATACTTATATCGTAATGGATAAAAAGATTGTCGGTGAAGTATTAGCACAACCTGTCGAAACAACAAATAACAGACGAAAACAACGTCTAGCACAATTTAAACCAACTGTAACACCTTCATTCTAATGAGTGGAGGTGTTTTTATATGCACTGAAAGGAGAGAAATACATGTCAGGAAGTTTTTCATTTAATGGAATACGTAAAGACTACATCTTTATTCTAATGGGATTCAGCCGTCCGGCATGGTCTCCTGTTGAAAGAGAACTATTAAATGTCCCAGGAATGCCTGGAGCACATCTTATACAAACAAATACAAACGTAAGGGAAATAGAAGTCCCTGTAATTTTAAAAGCCACTGATCAGTCTGCTATGCAGAAGGTGAAAGAAGACCTTGCAAAGTGGCTCGTACATGGTGAAGCTAAAGAGCTTATCTTTGATGATGAGAAAGATAGGGTATACATGGCGGTTATCAATGATAGCGCAGAGCTTGATGAGTTAGTATTCCGAGGTAAGGGGACAATTAAGTTTATCTGCCCGATGCCGTACAAGTTGGGACTGCCGCAAGAGTATGAGATGAGTATCACGAATTCAAACTTGAGTGCTAAATTCGACAATAAAGGGACAGTCCACTCAGAACCAGTCATAGAGATTGACGTATTGAAAGAGACGCCTTACATCGATGTATGGAACAAAGATAGATATTTTCGTATCGGTTACCCTACTGAGATTCAAACTAAAGTAGTCAAGAAAGAAGATCGAGTTATCTTTGATGAATGTAATACAGTAGTGCCCTGGACTAAAGAGACAGGCACTATAGGTGGATATACTGCTGCGGGGGATATGGAAGTAAGAGAAGGCTCATACTTCGCTACCAAGCTATATGGAGACGGTACAGGTTATCACGGTCCTATCTATTCAAGACCAATCCCAGGAGGTCCTCTCATCGACTTTAAAGCAGATATGAAGGTAGAACTATTCTCATCTTACTTTAATCAGGTAGGAAAGGTAGTCCTGCTCATGTTAGCGGATGATAACTCAGTAATAGCAGAGATAAATATGAATGATATGTTTCCTTCTCACGTTATGACAAAAGCGAATGCTGTTATAGGTGGATCTAAAGTGATGGCTGATACTACAGGCTATTACTCTACTACATTCAATGACTTTTACGGGCATATATCAGTAGCTCGTAGAGGGAAAACTTGGAGCGTTTACTTTGCTAAGTATGATGGGGCTAATGGAGTAGATGGGACTTCTCTAGTTAACTACTGGACGGATGAGGATGACAGTAATCCAGCTACCAAGAAGCCAGTAACTAAAGTAGCAATAGCTTTTCTTAAATATGAAAGCGAATATACAATCATGACTTTGAGAATTAACGAGCTGAGCGTGTGGAAGCTCTACAGCCTAAACATAGATGAAACGCCTTACATTGTAGATGCAGGTGACAAAGTAGTTATCGATACAGCTAATTCACTTGTAAGCATCAATGGAAGAAGTGCGATGCCTTATAAGGATCTATTTAGTGAATATCCCACAGTAGATGAAGGAGCAAATGAAATAATTGTCCGTCCTGCTTCAGTGGGAAGGGCTAAACTAAAATATAGAGAGAGGTATCTATAAGGCATGAGAAAACCAAGTGGCGAATTACACATAGTAGATTATAAAACACAGCAAATTATTGCGTCATTGAAGCCTAGTGAATACGTAGAGGACATACGCCATTGGGAGTTACAAAACAACGTTGATACTTTAGATGTAACTATTCTGGAAACGTCAAAGTTTGCACCTTATATGCAGCAGCAAAACTTAATCCTAAAAGAAACACGCCCAGGCGTAATTATCCCTTATGTGATTACCGAGACAGATAAAGACTCAACAGATAAAACTCTAAAGGTATTCGCTTCTGGTGAGTGGATTCTAATGGATGCAGATGACTTTATCAAACCTCAAAAGTTTGAATCTAGGACTCCTGAGCAATATATTGACTTTGCTACTAAGAACACTGATTGGGAGCGAGGCATTGTAGAGGTAACTGGTAAACGTACAATGACAGCTAAAGAGTTTGTTTCTCCTCTTGGTTTAATTTCACAACTACCTGGACTATTTGAGAAGAAGGGTGAGTTACGCTACAGAGTGGAAATCAGAGGCGCTAATACTATTAAGCGTAAAGTGGACTTCATTGAGCGTAGAGGCAGAGATAATGGCAAAGAGGTCACTGTAGGTAAAGACCTTAACCGTATCCGCCGTACAGAAAACTCTGAAGCTATTATCACTGCATTGATTCCCTACGTTATGGGAGAAAATGAGGATGGCTCTGAGAAGATTATTACTATTGAGTCCGTCAACAATGGAGTACCTTATATTGTAGATGAAGACGCGTATCAACGTTGGAACCGTAACGGGAAGCATCGTTTTGGATTCTACACTCCAGAGACTGACAACAAGGATATGACTCCTGCACGACTGTTACAGCTTGGTAAGACAGAAATCAAAAAGCGTATTGATACCATAGTTAGTTATGAAGTGGACGCTGTTGATATCTCACGTATCCCGGGATTTGAGCATGAAGCAGTAAATGAAGGTGATACTATCCGTATTAAAGATATCACTTTAACGCCTCCATTATACTTAGAAGCTCGTGTAATCGCAGGAGATGAGTCTTTCAAGGATAACAGAGCTACTAAGTATAAATTCGGTAACTATAGAGAGATTGTAGATCCTAATGCAGAGCTACGTCGTCTATATCAACGTATTCTATCTAGCTTAGGGGATAAGGTCCCAAAAGAGCTATTCGATGAGCTTGCTAACCGTGTAGGTAATACGGAGTTAACTTCTGAGGAAGCTAAGAAAGCAGCAGAGAAAGCAGAGAAAGAAAGTCAAACAGCTAAGGACTTAGCGGAAGCTACAGCTGATTATGTAGAACAAAATACAGCAAATGTTATTGAACAACCAACAGCACCTACAGAGGGATTGAAAGACGGTAAAACTATTTGGGTGGACAATTCGGACCCGAACAATAGAGTTATGAAACTGTGGAAAGATGGGAATTGGGTAAGAATTACTCCTGATACGAAACCTCTTGAAGAAGCAGCTCGTGATTTACAAGATGCTGTATCAAAAGCAGAGCAAGACATTAACAAATTAAAACAAGAGGTTATAGAAATACCTGATGTTGTCTTTAAAGATGGACGTTTCACAGATATGAAATTGACTGTAGAGCAAACAGAGGAAGCTTTAACTCAAAAAGCTGAGAAAACAGAAATAAATCAATTAAGCGATGGCTTAACAGAGGTTAAACAAACGGTGAACACTGTAAAGCAAACTTCCGAGGAAAACACAGCTACAATTACAAAAATAGAGGGTTCTATCAATAATGAGAACCACCTATATGATTCTTCTGCTGACCATGTGCTCCCTAAGTTTATCATCGGTAATGATCCAGTATCTAGCCACTTCCACCAAGCTACTCACACATTTGAAAATGACTATACAACAATGGTATGTACAAACAACCAAGATTCCTTTTTCCAAATTGGTGACTACTTACAAAATGACCTGAGAGGCTTTGATGTACTGAAAGATATTACTATTTCAGCAGACTTATCAGCAGAGACTTCTACAGTAGAGATAGTTGTATTTCAATATGTGAGCGGTCAATGGACAGCGCCCACACGTAAGTTTGTAGAGACAGTTTACGACTGGAGAAGATTGTCATATACATTCCAGTTAGATGTAAAATGCAAAGCCTGGATGTTTCGCATCAGATTCCCACAAGGAGCAGAGTCAGACGGAAAGAAAATATGGTTTAGAAACTTAAAAGTAGAAAAAGGCTCATTTGCTACTCCTTGGAGCAATATCCAAATATCTCAACAAGAAATAACTAAGAAAACGAATGAGATTAAGCAAACAGTAGATGAGAATACTCAGAAGATTACTAGTGTTGAGACTAAAGTTAGCAACATCAATGACAACGTAACAAACTTAATGATTCAATCAGGGACATTTGAGGGTGCATTAACTAGACCCGATAGGACTAATCGTTGGTGGTTAAAGAATGATACAGCAGTACGAATTGCAGAAGATACTTTCATGAGTAACCGTGTAGCAGAAACTCAGAGCGCGTGGCAAGGCATCGCCTATAACTTCGCAGATTTAGTGCGACGTAAAGTAGTTAAAACAGGAGATATTCTTAACTATTCAATTTACACTCGTATTAAGGGATTGCCTAGCGGCGAGAAGCGCCATAGTTTCTACTTCACTGGGAGTAAGACCGGTACAGAAATGGTTCCTGTAACTTCCGAGTGGAGTCGATCAAGTGTATCATTTGAGGTAACAGCTAATATGATGAACATTGAAGGGTGGAACACTGAAGACTGGCTACGTGTCGAGATATGGGAAGGCTTAGCAGGTGACCAATGGTATCAACAAGCATCTCCACAGATTACCGTTGGGGATAAAGTCTACACTTGGAGGGCTGCTCCTGAAGATACAAACCACGCTATTCAGAAGACTAACGAGATTAAACAAACGGTAGATGAGAATATTGCTACAATCTCAAAAGTACAAAAAGACCAAGGAACAATGCAAACAACGCTGAACGAAGTTAAGCAGACTACAGATTCAAATTCTCAAACCATCACAACGCTAACGCAAACACAAGGTCAGCATGGGGACATTATTCAACAAAACACAAGCGCTATCACACAGCTAAACAATCAGATTAGCTTGAAAGTATCTGAGAAGCAGATGGAAGACTATGTAGGGACCATAGGAGAGCCAAACCTTATATTAAATGCTCCCTTTAGGTGGAAAGAGATAAATCAATACGGTGACCCTATTCAAGACTTGCCTTCTATTGATAAGTGGGGAACATATACGGTTGACACTTCTAAAGGAAAATTCGAGCCAGTTGTACAACCTCAATACGGTGGAGAAAACTCAATCAATATCTATTGCGCTGACTTCCATGAGGATAAATCTTGGACAGGTATCAACCAAGTTATAGGCGATGTAGATATCAATAGTGACTACACATATAGGGCTATGGTTTACACTACAAATAAAAACTCCATAGATGACGGTCTCTATGCAGAGATTAAAGCTTTTAACGGTAACAAGCTAGTAGGGGCTGTAGGTTCTAACATTAATGAGGTAATCGAAAACGGCGTATGGAAAGAGTTTGTTGTTACTCTTCCTGCTATGAAAATAGCGGTAACTCACCTACAGATAACTTGTGGTGTAAGGCGTAATGGATCTATATACATGAGTAACCCTATGTTCCAAAAAGGGACAACTAAGAGCGTATTTATCCCTAACACTAAGGATATGGGAGACTATAACGCAATGGTCCGCGAGATAGGGAAGAAAGTTGCTACTTCTGAGTTCAACCAAAAAGTAACTACGATGCAGACGGCTATCGAACAAAACACGCAAGCTATTAATCTTAGAGCTGTGAAAGAGGAAGTATATACAAAGCAAGAAGCTAACGGTACTTTTGGTGATAAAGCAATGGTTGAGCGCCATGAGTCACAAATTAATTTAAACTCCGAGCAGATCGACTTACGAGTTAAATCGGGGGATATTGCTTCAACGATTAACCAAACAGCTCAAGCTGTATTGATTCAAGCGGAAAAGATAAACCTTAGAGGGGCTGTCACGGCTGACTCTATTAAGTCAGGACGTCTCGACGGAGTAGTTATCACTACAGCAGACTTAGCGAACTCCCCTTATTGGATGAAACTTGAGAAGCAGAATCTATCCCTTATTGAAACTAAATCAGGGGCGGATCTCGTGAGAGGCTACTTAGGATTTGTCCCTCTAGATAATAGCGTTGTAAGGACTGCTCTGGTGTTAGGGAATAACTATAATGGCACGAATCAGGTTGACATTGCAGGGACTCTCTTTGTAGAGCAAAGGACTCCAAAGTTTGGAGATAATTCTCTAATGGATGTCCGCATAGGTATGGCCGATTCTCGTAACGGTAATGACATCAACTACAAGTCGCTCATCAAAATGGGATACATGGGAGATATAAGGATTGATTCTGGACGAGATGTATCATTCTTTACTAAAGGACACTTTAAAGTAGATACAACTCAAGCCCCTAATTCATTACAGGATATAAATATGAGGACTCTTAGCTCAATGAAGTTTGAAGCTTATAGTGGTGTGTATGGCTTCCATAGTCGTCCTAGTAAGGGTGCTGATGATTATAGAACTCGTACTGTAGAAATTCACGATAGAAGGGCTCGTATGAATGAGGAATGGGAATCCGTAGATATCAAGATTGCTGATAGAGTCATATTACGTGTTCCAAATCATGACCAATATACTAAGTATGGAGTCGAGTTTAATAATGGGTCTGGTAGTGCCTTGCAGAATATCCGTGTAGATAAAGTATATCTAACTCAAAACATGTGGGAATCAACTAAGCAAGTAAAAACAGCTATTAAGGACATTCAAGTAGATGCTCTTGAGACTCTTATGGAGCTGAAGCCTAAGCAGTATCACCGTAAGAATGAAATGGCTAAGCTTTATGCTAAACGTTCTGCTATCGTTGAAGGTGGCTACAAAGAGCCAATGCCAACTATCAAGGACGTCCCCATGGAGTATGGATTTATTGCTGAGGATATGCCTGATTGCTTAGCTACTGATGATAGAAAAGCTGTATCGGCTTACCCTCTAGTGACTATGAGCATCGCTTCACAACAAAAAATCCGTATTGAGCAACTTGCAGATAGAGAGCGCATTGAAACTCTTGAGGAAACTGTCAAGGCGCAAGCTACTCAGTTAGCAACGCAAGAAAACAGAATCGCAAAATTAGAAGAATTACTACTACGACAATTAATAAATAAGAAACCGGAGCAGCAATAAGCTGGTCTTTTTTTATTGCCAAAAAGGAGATGGAAATATGGATCGTATTGATGTATTAATGAAAACATTTGTAGCTGCATTTGGTGCCTTCTGCGGGTACTTTTTAGGAGGGTGGGATACGACGTTGAAAGTTTTAGTAATCATGGCAGCGATCGACTATATAACAGGAGTGTTCGCAGCAGGATATAACGGAGAATTGAAAAGTAAAGTAGGATTCAAAGGCATCGCCAAAAAGGTGGTGCTTTTTCTTTTGGTTGGAGTGGCAGCACAGCTAGACTCAGCGTTTGGTAGCAATAGTGCTATTCGTGAAGCGACAATCTTTTTCTTTATCGGAAACGAATTGCTTTCCCTTTTAGAAAATGCTGGTCGTATGGGAATTCCGCTACCTTCAGCATTAACAAATGCAGTTGAAATCTTAGGTGGTAAACAAAAACAAGAAGAGAAAAAAGGAGATGTTCAATAATGGGTAAATTTGCTGGTTCAGGTGGTCATAACAAAATTGTACCAGGTGCAAATAGTGAATATGGAATTGAACATGTGGAGGATAGAAAGTTCCTTGATGCAGTTGCTAAATATGTACAAGCAGCTGGATGGAAGTATGTGAACTGTTCAGATGAAGTGGGAACAACAAAAACCGCAGTTTGGAGCAATGCAGCTAATAACCATTTACGTGTGAAAGATAGCGATGTAGATTTACAGTTTCATTTAAACGCTTCTCCAGGTGGTACAGGTTGTGAAGTTTGGTTACATCCTTCATATGGTAATAGAGAACTAGCAG
Protein-coding sequences here:
- a CDS encoding carbamoyl-phosphate synthase, which codes for MADGQVQIQTRLDSSNIRRDVEQTNRELSRVGSNMGSTAREMRNTFGSEFTQMNRDIARGYTQVSQAHMDMMNEMKNASRQQKAGMQAVREAQIEAQYGFFQLGQQTGNYTGSVNELISQANSYGKAMKSANDQAMNSNRMYMQSMLQTIGAMNNMSSMASRVQNNLTVMNNPLYSTARLALHATDALDRLARSGSPQQLALEFLGANASVKQYNDFIRDLNAKMMHMPIVFGLATAGAVKFYGALHGSVMKENTQYAEAFNNMLEKLAKAFEPMRQAFAAVMIPMYNFIAKIAEMVIAFNEAHPTIAKFIQGMLMIVPALMVVMTPLALGIGYFKGLRAILFALRPIMMPIITMFATMSAPVWILAAAISGLVVGFTHFYKTSETFRNAVNGCIEAIKNFGTNMLNLGKFFLGVIADGDTMNDWFTHLPESWQGVAEAIGQVLAKISNSITGLFPVITQFGQNLLNLGRFFVGVALDGDTMNDWFTHLPATWQPVAESIGGIIATMSNAITGAFPVITQFGQNLANLSKFFLGVILDGDLMNDWFTHLPASWQPVADFMGSIILNMVTSIKTSILSLVEAFKLALGGDTSQLGQIFMTIMPTLISLLLGGLPALLITAARFLPTIVEGMNTMLPILTSSITNIITSTVTLITTYLPEFLNKGIEILTKVIEGIVQVLPQIVTTIVNVVTTMINSWVNTVGVLLPLVLDAGIKILMAVIDGIVKSLPAIIDACIKVINKLVESLVSLLPKIIDAGIKILMALIDGIIKVLPQLIQTAILLITKLCDMILQNLPKLLDAGMKILMELIKGIIKILPDLINAGIKIIIELVRILIDNLPKIWQAGMKILQELIKGIIQILPQLISTALKLIVEIVRVLISNLPQIWRAGMQILAELIKGILSLIGQLLSTITGKVIGGITKCFSDAGNWLVNAGKNIIQGLINGITGMVGKAVSAVKKVGSSIKDGIADFFDIHSPSRLMYGMGEFVTEGLANGIVSLSSYAVKETERMANAIIGAFDELGEDIALGDFITGSMPDIASLTSGSIKLPPIMKQATVTGVETVVTKKNVSQDSTGAGSTGDTYIVMDKKIVGEVLAQPVETTNNRRKQRLAQFKPTVTPSF
- a CDS encoding distal tail protein Dit; this translates as MSGSFSFNGIRKDYIFILMGFSRPAWSPVERELLNVPGMPGAHLIQTNTNVREIEVPVILKATDQSAMQKVKEDLAKWLVHGEAKELIFDDEKDRVYMAVINDSAELDELVFRGKGTIKFICPMPYKLGLPQEYEMSITNSNLSAKFDNKGTVHSEPVIEIDVLKETPYIDVWNKDRYFRIGYPTEIQTKVVKKEDRVIFDECNTVVPWTKETGTIGGYTAAGDMEVREGSYFATKLYGDGTGYHGPIYSRPIPGGPLIDFKADMKVELFSSYFNQVGKVVLLMLADDNSVIAEINMNDMFPSHVMTKANAVIGGSKVMADTTGYYSTTFNDFYGHISVARRGKTWSVYFAKYDGANGVDGTSLVNYWTDEDDSNPATKKPVTKVAIAFLKYESEYTIMTLRINELSVWKLYSLNIDETPYIVDAGDKVVIDTANSLVSINGRSAMPYKDLFSEYPTVDEGANEIIVRPASVGRAKLKYRERYL
- a CDS encoding phage tail spike protein produces the protein MRKPSGELHIVDYKTQQIIASLKPSEYVEDIRHWELQNNVDTLDVTILETSKFAPYMQQQNLILKETRPGVIIPYVITETDKDSTDKTLKVFASGEWILMDADDFIKPQKFESRTPEQYIDFATKNTDWERGIVEVTGKRTMTAKEFVSPLGLISQLPGLFEKKGELRYRVEIRGANTIKRKVDFIERRGRDNGKEVTVGKDLNRIRRTENSEAIITALIPYVMGENEDGSEKIITIESVNNGVPYIVDEDAYQRWNRNGKHRFGFYTPETDNKDMTPARLLQLGKTEIKKRIDTIVSYEVDAVDISRIPGFEHEAVNEGDTIRIKDITLTPPLYLEARVIAGDESFKDNRATKYKFGNYREIVDPNAELRRLYQRILSSLGDKVPKELFDELANRVGNTELTSEEAKKAAEKAEKESQTAKDLAEATADYVEQNTANVIEQPTAPTEGLKDGKTIWVDNSDPNNRVMKLWKDGNWVRITPDTKPLEEAARDLQDAVSKAEQDINKLKQEVIEIPDVVFKDGRFTDMKLTVEQTEEALTQKAEKTEINQLSDGLTEVKQTVNTVKQTSEENTATITKIEGSINNENHLYDSSADHVLPKFIIGNDPVSSHFHQATHTFENDYTTMVCTNNQDSFFQIGDYLQNDLRGFDVLKDITISADLSAETSTVEIVVFQYVSGQWTAPTRKFVETVYDWRRLSYTFQLDVKCKAWMFRIRFPQGAESDGKKIWFRNLKVEKGSFATPWSNIQISQQEITKKTNEIKQTVDENTQKITSVETKVSNINDNVTNLMIQSGTFEGALTRPDRTNRWWLKNDTAVRIAEDTFMSNRVAETQSAWQGIAYNFADLVRRKVVKTGDILNYSIYTRIKGLPSGEKRHSFYFTGSKTGTEMVPVTSEWSRSSVSFEVTANMMNIEGWNTEDWLRVEIWEGLAGDQWYQQASPQITVGDKVYTWRAAPEDTNHAIQKTNEIKQTVDENIATISKVQKDQGTMQTTLNEVKQTTDSNSQTITTLTQTQGQHGDIIQQNTSAITQLNNQISLKVSEKQMEDYVGTIGEPNLILNAPFRWKEINQYGDPIQDLPSIDKWGTYTVDTSKGKFEPVVQPQYGGENSINIYCADFHEDKSWTGINQVIGDVDINSDYTYRAMVYTTNKNSIDDGLYAEIKAFNGNKLVGAVGSNINEVIENGVWKEFVVTLPAMKIAVTHLQITCGVRRNGSIYMSNPMFQKGTTKSVFIPNTKDMGDYNAMVREIGKKVATSEFNQKVTTMQTAIEQNTQAINLRAVKEEVYTKQEANGTFGDKAMVERHESQINLNSEQIDLRVKSGDIASTINQTAQAVLIQAEKINLRGAVTADSIKSGRLDGVVITTADLANSPYWMKLEKQNLSLIETKSGADLVRGYLGFVPLDNSVVRTALVLGNNYNGTNQVDIAGTLFVEQRTPKFGDNSLMDVRIGMADSRNGNDINYKSLIKMGYMGDIRIDSGRDVSFFTKGHFKVDTTQAPNSLQDINMRTLSSMKFEAYSGVYGFHSRPSKGADDYRTRTVEIHDRRARMNEEWESVDIKIADRVILRVPNHDQYTKYGVEFNNGSGSALQNIRVDKVYLTQNMWESTKQVKTAIKDIQVDALETLMELKPKQYHRKNEMAKLYAKRSAIVEGGYKEPMPTIKDVPMEYGFIAEDMPDCLATDDRKAVSAYPLVTMSIASQQKIRIEQLADRERIETLEETVKAQATQLATQENRIAKLEELLLRQLINKKPEQQ
- a CDS encoding phage holin family protein translates to MDRIDVLMKTFVAAFGAFCGYFLGGWDTTLKVLVIMAAIDYITGVFAAGYNGELKSKVGFKGIAKKVVLFLLVGVAAQLDSAFGSNSAIREATIFFFIGNELLSLLENAGRMGIPLPSALTNAVEILGGKQKQEEKKGDVQ